The Fictibacillus phosphorivorans genomic sequence GCGATTGAAGATAGTGATTGTTTTGTAATGTATGACAATTCTAGCGATCAAATGATTATGAGTTTTAGCACGGGTATCAATATGACTTCTATCGTAAACGTAGATGTTCTATACGATATGCATCCCACGATTAAAGATCAAATTCAAGAAGTCATCAAAACAGGCGAAGCCATTCAAGTCAAAGAGGGCGAAAATCAAGGCTACTTTATTTCAAAAGTAGATGGAAAGATCAGAGTATCGTTTTAAAGACACCAAAAAAGCCCTAGGTAGGGGGCTTTTTTATTTTTTCTTTATTTCTTTTAAGGCAACTACTTTCAGTGCCATCAACTCATCATCTGTTACTTTTTCTAGCAGTTTTTCATATACCGCTAGCTTTTCCTCTTCGTTCAAACCTTTACTGACTTTCTCTCTTATCCCTGCTAATTCTTGAACGGAGTATCTTTCAGAAATAAACTCAACAGCTTCGTTTTTAGTTGTGAACGGTAGATTCTGTTTTGGAGGTTTACCTGTTTCTATGTACTTTCTAATCTCTGGATCTTCTAGAAGTTTTGAGATCTCATCTTCATTCGACTTTAATTCTTTCGTAATTTCTGTCATCGCTTTTTCAGAAGCGTAATCCATCGTAAACACGTACAAAATGACACCAGTTGTAATAAAAAACATCAATACAACACCTAACCACCATTTGATCACTTCATCACCCGCTATACAATGAGATAATTCATTCATAACATAACTTACAAAGTTTGGAAAGTAAATGGTATGATTTTTAATATTTCACACATAGACTTTACACGCGTTAGATTTCCATATGCTATCATTTATATAAGAATGGTTAATCTTAGCAAATATTGGAGGAGTGTTATGTCACGTCTAACCAATCATTTAGTAGTCATCTCATTTGACTGTCTTTCTTCTCTTGATTTTCCTTTGTTAGAGCAACTTCCGCATTTTAATAAATTATTGGATCAAGGCTCATATTGCAAAAAGGTAGAGACGATCTATCCTTCTGTAACATATCCCTGTCATACTTCGATCGTTACAGGACGTTATCCCAAAAATCACGGCATCGTAAACAACACGTTAACACAGCCAGGTAAAGCTTCTCCAGATTGGTATTGGCACAGAAAACATATTAAAGGGACTACATTATATGATGAAGCAAAAAAAGCCGGTATGACTACCGGTGCTCTTCTTTGGCCAGTGACTGCAAGAGCGAACATCGATTACAACATGCCCGAAATTTTTGCGAACCGAAAGTGGCACCACCAGATTCCTGTTTCTCTCTTAAACGGAAGTAAAAGATATCAACTTGACTTGAACCGTCGATTCGGACATGTGCGCAATGGTTTGAACCAACCAGAGCTTGATGATTTTGTTTTAGAATCCACGATACATACGATTAAAACTAAAAAACCACAATTATTACTTGTTCATTTTGTAGATCTTGATTCACAGAGGCACTATCATGGCTTTTCTTCTGATGAAGCAATGGATGCGATAAAAAGACATGATAATAGACTCGGAAGAATTGTCGAATCCTTACAGGAAGCTGGTATATATGAAGAAACGACGATCGCCGTATTAGGAGATCATAGCGCACTAGATGAGAGCAAAGCTATTAAACTGAATGTACTATTAAAAGAACATGGATTAATAGACACTGATTCAAAAGGGGCTATACAAAATTGGATAGCCTATTGCAAAAGTTGTGATGGATCAGCATATATTTACTTGAAGGATTCATCTGATCTACAAACAAAGGAGGTAGTGAAAAAACTGCTGGACCACTTATTGATTGATGAAAGAAATGGTATTGAAAAGATCTACAGTCAAGAACAAGCGGCTGCAACCGGTGCTGATGATCAATGTGCGTTTATGGTAGAAGCTAGACGAGGTTTTTATTTTAACGAAGAACATCAAGGCTCTTTTCTAAACAACATTACAGATCAAGATGTAAGGGAAAAACGGTTCACACATGCTTGCCATGGTTATTCTCCTAAAAAAGAAGACTACACTACTATCTTGTTATTAGCAGGTAAAGGGATACAAAGAAATGTTGTTGTTCCTTCCATGCATTTAATCGATGAAGGGCCGACGTTTGCTAAACTATTAGGTCTAGATTTAGGAGAAACAGATGGTAAAGTCGTGCAAGATTTTTTAACCAGCTAGATTTTAAATTCTAGTAGAGAGAGGACAAAACCTATGAAACGGTTTACAAAAGAAGAGAATAGCTGGATGTACTATGATTGGGCAAACTCAGCGTATTCGATTATTATCTCAACAGCTGTATTTCCTTTGTTCTTTAAAGCAGCCGCAACAAACGCAGGAATCAGTCCATCAGATTCAACGGCTTATTTGGGGTATACAATCGCGATTGCCACGTTTATTTTAGCGATGCTTAGCCCTATACTCGGAACAATTGCTGATTACAAAGGATTAAAGAAGCGATTCTTCACATTCTTTTTTGCACTCGGTCTTATTTCTACCGCATCATTAGCTTTTATTCCAAGTGATCAATGGCTCTTATTATTAATTTTTTATACGCTAACTGCGATCGGTTCAAGCGGATCCAATGTTTTTTATGATGCTTTTATTACTGATGTAACGACAGAAGATAGAATGAACAGAGTATCTTCAAGAGGCTTCGGCTTAGGTTATATCGGGAGTACGATTCCTTTTTTAATCAGTATCGCGATTATCGTATTGGCACAAAATGAAGTTCTGCCGATCTCAACCACGATTGCAAGTAAAATCGCCTTTTTAATTACTGCGATTTGGTGGGGGATTTTTACAATTCCTATGTTAAAGAACGTTTATCAGAAGTACGGCATCGAACGAGAACAAAAGCCTTTAATCAACAGCTTTAAACGTTTAGGAAAAACCATGAAAGAAATACGAAAGTACCGAGCTCTGTTCTTATTTCTGCTCGCTTATTTCTTTTATATTGATGGAGTAGGAACGATCATTACGATGTCCACTGCTTACGGTTCAGATCTTGGCATTAGTTCTACTAACCTTTTAATCATCCTTTTTGTAACACAGGTGGTCGCTGCCCCTTTTGCCATTCTATACGGAAGGTTAGCAGAGAGATTTACTGGGAAGAAGATGCTATATGTTGGAATTGGGGTCTACATTATCGTTTGTATTTATGCATATTTCTTAGAAACAACAATGGATTTCTGGATTTTAGCCATGCTTGTTGCTACGTCTCAAGGTGGCATTCAAGCGTTAAGCCGTGCCTATTTTGCTAAACTTGTTCCGAAAGAAAACTCGAATGAATTTTTTGGCTTTTACAATATTTTCGGTAAGTTCGCTTCCATTATGGGGCCGTTGTTAATCGCTGTAACCGCTCAAGTGACTGGAAATTCTGCTAGTGCTGTGTTCAGCCTTGTGGTTCTGTTCATTATTGGTATTACGATTCTTATGTTTGTTCCAGAACCAAAAGTGGATTCGTCTCATACGATTAGTGCATAGAAAAAAACTGCTCTCTAGGATTCAGAGAGCAGTTTTTTTGTGCTTTATTTTACAATCCACTTTGGTCCAAGTATGGTTTGAATGCGATAAAAGTCTCCATACGCTGCATTCGCTTTATAAGTCCCTGGATACAGGCTCGCTGCTGCCATCTTATGATTGACATTAGGGCGATCGTAAAGCGGTACTTTTTGAGTAAGCGTAATGGTTTTTGTAATTGGTGTTATACGTTTCTCCCAACGCTTATCCCCTTCTACTGCCATATAAAGTCCTGCTTTTTTGTTCCTTGTCCATTCTTCATTAATAATCGTGATTGGCGGATTCGTCTCTCCTGCATATGGAGCAAGTTCAAACGTGAAGCCAGGACGTTTGAAGGTTTGGATGAACCAGTCTTTGTATCCACCACCACTTGATAGCTGAGTATCAGGAGGAATGAGTCGATAGCCTGTCATATTAGCCAGGGTCGAACCAAGCGTTTTGTCCCCCTCAAAGGTATTTGTTCCATAATTAAAATGGTAATATAGTATTCTCCCAGCTGTGTGATAAGAATTTGTAATCTCAGGATCTACGAGATTCGTCAGAACAGTCATAGCTTTTGCTTCTATCGTCACAAGTGGAGCACTACCTTTGTAGTCTTTATAAGAAGGAGCTTTTGCATTATTTGCAATCTGTTCCCACCGTGCAGGATATTGTCTGTTCAGATCAATCCCTTGTGCGTTTGACTTCCATCTTTTAAAATCCTTGCTTCCCCCATTCATCTTGATGAGGTTAGCATGAGCTGCTGCAGGAAAAGCAGATAGGCCTTTTTGTTGAAGTGTGACACCGTCGGGGTTAGTCATCGGTACAAACCAGATCGATGTGTTATTCAATACGTTTGCCACATTATAACCATCCATTGTACTGTTCGTTACATAGCGTTCACTATACTGATCGATCATCTCCATCACAATATTTGTCGTCATCCACTCCCGGGCATGATGAGATGCATTGTATAGTACTGTCGCATCACCTCTACCAAGCTTCACTGCCCAAATATCTCTGCCATAAGGCGTTTTCCCAAGTGAACGATATTGGACTAATCCAGGATATTTTTGAGCAAGTGTTTTGATATTACTCGTCATCGTTTCATATGTATACGTTTGATTTGGATTTACATAGCTTGCTGCTTCTCCCTTATAATTCCAAAATGATAAGCTCCCAAGCAATATCCCCATAAACAACACTAAACCTTTTTTCAAAGTCTTCTCTCCTTTCAACGGAAACTATTATTATTTGAGTATATTAATAGTATAGATAAGGAAATGTATCGCTTCGCATGAGGATAGTCGCCTTTAATGTTTCAATTTGATTACTGGAATTAAGTCAAACCTCACATAAATTTGGTATATAAAAGTAAATAATGATTTTTATTGTATAAAATTATTCATATTTGGTTTTGCATCCTTTAAATTATGGGAAGAGTAGTAGAACGAGGATGACATAATAAGAGGGAATGCAGAACATGAAAGAGAATCAAGACAATAACAATAGCAAAAAAGCAGCTGTTCCTGATCGGCAATACTTTTTTCCAGTTCAAATTATTGAATATTTTATTGAAGAAGGAAAGGCATCTTTACAAGTTTCAAACTTAGCACAATTCATTTTATCTTTTATGGCAGGTGCTTTTATTGCATTTGGCGCATTAGGTTCCGTTTTATTATCCATGGGGGTCGAAACGTCTGGTCCTTTTAACCTTTTATCAGGGGTTGGATTTGCTATCGGATATACGATGATTTTTCTATCAGGATCGATTCTATTTACAGAGATTAATGTCTTACTGCCCAGCTATATTTTACAAACCAAGTATTGGATCAGTAAAAGGGTACTTCGATTTTGGGGCATCTGTTATATCGGAAATTTCTTAGGAGCTCTATTTGTTGGGTTTCTTCTTAATATGTCCGGTTCCTTAGACAAAGAATTCTATGAGATCCTACTAAAGTTCATGGAAAAAAAGATGGAATTTACTGAACGTGGGACATGGGGTTGGTTTCAAGTATTATTCTCTGGTATTCTTGCAAACTGGCTTATCGGAATTGCAGCTGTTCTTGCTACGGCAGCAAGAGATGTAATGGGTAAAATTTTTGGAATTCTTTTACCTGTTATCATATTTGAGGCAGGTAATTTCCAACACGCCGTGGCGAACATGGGGTATTTTAGCATTACTGTTTTGGAAGGCTTTGAATATAGTTGGTATGAATTTATTCTTCTTAATTTAATTCCTGCAACGATTGGCAACTTGATTGGTGGAGGTATATTAGTCTCCTTATTGCTCTCCTTTGCATTTAAAGAAGACATTGATGATGATATAGTAAAAGAGGAAGAAGAGGAAGTAGAAAAGATAAAACATAAGATAGAATAAACCTTCATATGTAAAACACCTTTATTGTCATATACAGTAAAGGTGTTTTTTGTTAGAGTTTCAGTAGGGTTTTGAATATTTTTTAGGGGATGAACCAATTTGCCTTATCAAACTAAACTTGCCTTTTTATACGTTGCGATCGGTGCATCTCTATGGGGAATCATCGGTTTATTTGTTAAAGAGCTAACACTGACCGGTTTTACATCGTTACAGATTGTCTTTTTAAGAGCTGCCAGTGCATTTCTATTATTCCTTACATGGATTGTTGTGAAGGATCCTAGTCTTTTAAGGATTCATTTTAAAGATATTTGGTATTTTTTAGGTACAGGGATTTTAAGTGTTTCCTTTTTTAATTGGTGTTATTTTACGACGATACAAACGTCCTCTCTTGCTATTGCTGCTATTCTTTTGTACACCGCTCCAGCTTTTGTACTTGTGATATCAGCACTTGTCTTTAAAGAGCCGTTGACCCGACAGAAGCTGGTTGCTCTCGCTTCTACTTTCTTTGGCTGTATACTCGTCTCAGGTCTGTTCTCGGCTCAATTAGAACTCTCCATATTGAGTGTTTTGATCGGT encodes the following:
- a CDS encoding alkaline phosphatase family protein, with the translated sequence MSRLTNHLVVISFDCLSSLDFPLLEQLPHFNKLLDQGSYCKKVETIYPSVTYPCHTSIVTGRYPKNHGIVNNTLTQPGKASPDWYWHRKHIKGTTLYDEAKKAGMTTGALLWPVTARANIDYNMPEIFANRKWHHQIPVSLLNGSKRYQLDLNRRFGHVRNGLNQPELDDFVLESTIHTIKTKKPQLLLVHFVDLDSQRHYHGFSSDEAMDAIKRHDNRLGRIVESLQEAGIYEETTIAVLGDHSALDESKAIKLNVLLKEHGLIDTDSKGAIQNWIAYCKSCDGSAYIYLKDSSDLQTKEVVKKLLDHLLIDERNGIEKIYSQEQAAATGADDQCAFMVEARRGFYFNEEHQGSFLNNITDQDVREKRFTHACHGYSPKKEDYTTILLLAGKGIQRNVVVPSMHLIDEGPTFAKLLGLDLGETDGKVVQDFLTS
- a CDS encoding MFS transporter, which produces MKRFTKEENSWMYYDWANSAYSIIISTAVFPLFFKAAATNAGISPSDSTAYLGYTIAIATFILAMLSPILGTIADYKGLKKRFFTFFFALGLISTASLAFIPSDQWLLLLIFYTLTAIGSSGSNVFYDAFITDVTTEDRMNRVSSRGFGLGYIGSTIPFLISIAIIVLAQNEVLPISTTIASKIAFLITAIWWGIFTIPMLKNVYQKYGIEREQKPLINSFKRLGKTMKEIRKYRALFLFLLAYFFYIDGVGTIITMSTAYGSDLGISSTNLLIILFVTQVVAAPFAILYGRLAERFTGKKMLYVGIGVYIIVCIYAYFLETTMDFWILAMLVATSQGGIQALSRAYFAKLVPKENSNEFFGFYNIFGKFASIMGPLLIAVTAQVTGNSASAVFSLVVLFIIGITILMFVPEPKVDSSHTISA
- a CDS encoding M14 family zinc carboxypeptidase yields the protein MKKGLVLFMGILLGSLSFWNYKGEAASYVNPNQTYTYETMTSNIKTLAQKYPGLVQYRSLGKTPYGRDIWAVKLGRGDATVLYNASHHAREWMTTNIVMEMIDQYSERYVTNSTMDGYNVANVLNNTSIWFVPMTNPDGVTLQQKGLSAFPAAAHANLIKMNGGSKDFKRWKSNAQGIDLNRQYPARWEQIANNAKAPSYKDYKGSAPLVTIEAKAMTVLTNLVDPEITNSYHTAGRILYYHFNYGTNTFEGDKTLGSTLANMTGYRLIPPDTQLSSGGGYKDWFIQTFKRPGFTFELAPYAGETNPPITIINEEWTRNKKAGLYMAVEGDKRWEKRITPITKTITLTQKVPLYDRPNVNHKMAAASLYPGTYKANAAYGDFYRIQTILGPKWIVK
- a CDS encoding formate/nitrite transporter family protein, whose product is MKENQDNNNSKKAAVPDRQYFFPVQIIEYFIEEGKASLQVSNLAQFILSFMAGAFIAFGALGSVLLSMGVETSGPFNLLSGVGFAIGYTMIFLSGSILFTEINVLLPSYILQTKYWISKRVLRFWGICYIGNFLGALFVGFLLNMSGSLDKEFYEILLKFMEKKMEFTERGTWGWFQVLFSGILANWLIGIAAVLATAARDVMGKIFGILLPVIIFEAGNFQHAVANMGYFSITVLEGFEYSWYEFILLNLIPATIGNLIGGGILVSLLLSFAFKEDIDDDIVKEEEEEVEKIKHKIE
- a CDS encoding DMT family transporter — protein: MPYQTKLAFLYVAIGASLWGIIGLFVKELTLTGFTSLQIVFLRAASAFLLFLTWIVVKDPSLLRIHFKDIWYFLGTGILSVSFFNWCYFTTIQTSSLAIAAILLYTAPAFVLVISALVFKEPLTRQKLVALASTFFGCILVSGLFSAQLELSILSVLIGLGAGFGYSLYSIFGKLASRKYETLTISIYTFFFAMLALFPISGITSTDIQVFRPSVVMNVIGLGLFPTVFAYWFYTQGLQQIDASKASIVSTIEPVVATLMGVILFKESISFVQGIGILFVLGAVLLIQERAGISVQTSAAQK